The following proteins are co-located in the Paludibaculum fermentans genome:
- a CDS encoding sialidase family protein: MSFKSISSQGALTGGAPATTRRSLLTALGAAGLAPFASAATPEPEYTDLFEAGQGGYALYRIPGVVVTRKGTVLAYAEARRYKGSDWDDIDLVLRRSTDGGRTFSPPQTLPHVPGPPERNPVAIERKQGQPEWRTYNNPAAIATRDGKVHLLFCVEYMRVFYTRSDDDGRTFSTPVEITAALEPLRQQYAWRAVATGPGHGLELKRGRLIVPVWIALGTEGNGHGPSVNTTIYSDDHGRTWHAGQLAVAGRPEFPNANETVLVERQDGSVMMNIRTGAPRNRRTISTSPDGISHWSEPRFDETLTDPICAAGLLRLQSGKRRPLFVFSNPDSVTRADRKPLPGKDRRNLTLRLSKDEGATWSASRVLEPGPSAYSDLAALPDGTILCLYEVTTPAGARLLRLARLHAEWIEAAK, from the coding sequence ATGTCTTTTAAATCCATCTCCTCCCAGGGCGCGCTGACGGGTGGCGCGCCCGCCACTACCCGGCGGTCTCTCCTCACCGCCCTCGGCGCGGCCGGCCTCGCTCCCTTCGCTTCCGCCGCCACGCCGGAGCCCGAGTATACCGACCTGTTCGAAGCAGGGCAGGGCGGCTACGCTCTCTACCGGATCCCGGGCGTCGTGGTGACGCGCAAAGGCACGGTTCTCGCCTATGCGGAAGCGCGCCGCTATAAGGGCAGCGACTGGGACGACATCGATCTGGTCCTGCGCCGTTCCACCGATGGCGGCCGGACCTTCAGCCCTCCGCAGACCCTGCCGCACGTGCCGGGTCCGCCGGAACGCAACCCCGTGGCGATCGAGCGCAAGCAAGGCCAGCCGGAGTGGCGGACCTACAACAATCCCGCAGCCATCGCCACGCGTGACGGGAAGGTTCATCTGCTCTTCTGCGTCGAGTACATGCGCGTGTTCTATACACGCAGCGACGACGATGGCCGGACGTTCTCGACTCCGGTCGAAATCACTGCCGCGCTGGAGCCGCTTCGCCAGCAGTACGCCTGGCGAGCCGTCGCGACCGGACCGGGCCACGGCCTGGAACTGAAGCGCGGCCGCCTGATCGTGCCGGTGTGGATCGCACTTGGTACGGAGGGCAACGGGCACGGTCCCTCCGTCAACACAACCATCTACAGCGACGATCACGGCCGCACCTGGCACGCCGGCCAACTCGCCGTGGCCGGACGCCCCGAGTTCCCCAACGCGAACGAAACCGTTCTCGTGGAGCGGCAGGATGGCAGCGTCATGATGAACATCCGTACCGGCGCCCCGCGCAATCGGCGCACCATTTCCACCAGTCCCGACGGAATCTCGCACTGGTCCGAGCCTCGCTTCGACGAAACGCTCACTGATCCCATCTGCGCCGCCGGTCTCCTGCGCCTGCAGAGCGGCAAGCGGCGGCCACTGTTCGTGTTCTCGAACCCCGACAGCGTGACAAGGGCAGATAGGAAGCCGCTGCCCGGGAAAGACCGCCGCAACCTCACGCTGCGCCTGAGCAAGGATGAAGGCGCCACGTGGAGTGCTTCGCGTGTGCTGGAGCCAGGCCCTTCGGCCTACTCCGATCTCGCCGCGCTGCCGGACGGCACCATCCTCTGCCTCTACGAGGTGACAACCCCAGCCGGCGCGCGTCTGCTCCGGTTGGCGCGGCTGCATGCCGAATGGATCGAGGCCGCGAAATAA
- a CDS encoding dihydrodipicolinate synthase family protein has protein sequence MNLPLKGILPALVTPLHDDLTLDVSALEKLLAHVYGAGCHGVYVCGSTGEGQLLDAATRRRIVEIAADHTPSGRQMIVHVGAWSPRESQELARHAEQHGAAAISCLRPQNTSFPETLAHYRALAAVTALPFLAYYFPAQAGGTMSLNELQQLCALPGIVGLKFTDYDLFTLSLLVRQGKTVFHGRDEMLVAGFLMGACGGIGSIYNIVPEWFVKLYDLSQEGRWAAARELQDRINDLIRVLVSFPFMPALKRTLDWQGLRCGPALAPRMPLTAQEDARLIAALEALPGLPKV, from the coding sequence ATGAACCTCCCCTTAAAGGGCATTTTGCCCGCCCTGGTTACCCCGCTTCACGACGACCTCACCCTGGATGTGTCCGCGCTGGAGAAGCTGCTGGCCCACGTCTATGGAGCCGGCTGCCATGGCGTCTACGTCTGTGGCAGCACGGGCGAAGGACAATTGCTGGACGCCGCCACACGCCGCCGCATCGTCGAGATCGCCGCGGACCACACGCCTTCCGGACGTCAGATGATCGTGCACGTCGGCGCCTGGTCGCCCCGCGAATCTCAGGAACTGGCGCGCCACGCCGAGCAGCACGGCGCCGCCGCCATCAGTTGCCTGCGCCCGCAGAACACATCGTTCCCCGAGACTCTGGCGCACTATCGCGCCCTGGCTGCCGTCACCGCGCTGCCGTTCCTCGCTTACTACTTCCCGGCCCAGGCCGGCGGCACGATGAGCCTAAACGAACTGCAACAGCTCTGCGCGCTGCCGGGTATCGTCGGCCTCAAGTTCACTGACTACGACCTGTTTACCCTTTCGCTGCTCGTGCGCCAGGGCAAGACCGTCTTCCATGGCCGCGACGAGATGCTGGTAGCCGGCTTCCTGATGGGCGCCTGCGGTGGCATTGGCTCCATCTACAACATCGTGCCGGAGTGGTTCGTCAAACTCTACGACCTCTCGCAGGAAGGCCGCTGGGCCGCGGCGCGCGAACTGCAGGACCGCATCAACGACCTCATCCGCGTCCTGGTTTCGTTCCCCTTCATGCCCGCGCTGAAGCGCACGCTGGATTGGCAGGGGCTGCGCTGCGGACCGGCCCTGGCGCCGCGCATGCCCCTCACGGCCCAGGAAGACGCCCGGCTCATTGCAGCGCTGGAAGCTCTTCCAGGTCTGCCGAAGGTATGA
- a CDS encoding Kelch repeat-containing protein — MKAVALLWTLSVAAPADWHDLPALPQALGGQTAGVSHGALLVVGGSRFDRPPYDGGSKEWLDPLHVLVPGETSWRTFSIGGPRAYACAVSYGEAVYVVGGATAEGAIASVLRIEWQAGRPTIDTAPALPRPLTQHACALSGSRLYVLGGQATATAASASLLVLDLSDPKKGWMELEPIPAAGRVLPVFSALGASLYVFGGAELRPGENGQPARRYLMDGWRYEPGKGWKSVAALPRPVVAAPSAAISPTVMAIFGGDDGTLDGRAAELRERHPGFSRTTLVYDAARDAWTEGPALPVGLVTTSAVVWQDRIVIPGGEDRPGHRSGRVLSIEGFRP, encoded by the coding sequence ATGAAGGCAGTGGCGCTTCTCTGGACGTTGAGTGTAGCCGCGCCGGCGGACTGGCACGACCTGCCCGCCTTGCCCCAGGCGCTGGGTGGGCAGACCGCCGGCGTCAGTCATGGAGCCCTGCTGGTGGTGGGCGGCAGCCGTTTCGACCGCCCGCCCTATGACGGCGGCTCCAAGGAATGGCTGGATCCGCTCCATGTGCTCGTCCCCGGCGAAACCTCCTGGCGCACCTTTTCGATAGGGGGCCCGCGTGCCTACGCCTGCGCGGTCAGCTATGGCGAAGCTGTCTATGTGGTGGGTGGGGCGACTGCCGAAGGGGCGATCGCGAGCGTGCTCCGCATCGAGTGGCAGGCTGGCCGGCCCACGATCGACACTGCCCCGGCCCTGCCTCGCCCGCTCACGCAGCATGCCTGCGCGTTGAGTGGATCCCGGCTGTATGTGCTGGGTGGCCAGGCAACAGCCACGGCGGCGTCCGCCAGCCTGCTCGTGCTCGACCTGTCCGATCCCAAAAAGGGTTGGATGGAGTTGGAGCCGATTCCCGCCGCCGGGCGAGTCCTTCCGGTCTTCAGCGCGCTTGGAGCTTCGCTCTATGTCTTTGGCGGAGCGGAACTGCGCCCAGGGGAAAACGGCCAGCCAGCTCGACGCTACCTGATGGATGGTTGGCGGTACGAGCCGGGCAAGGGTTGGAAGTCGGTAGCGGCGCTACCCCGGCCTGTAGTGGCCGCTCCTTCAGCGGCAATCTCCCCCACGGTGATGGCGATCTTTGGAGGCGACGATGGCACGCTGGACGGCCGCGCTGCAGAGTTGCGCGAGCGGCACCCCGGCTTCAGCCGGACCACGCTGGTCTACGACGCGGCGCGCGATGCCTGGACGGAGGGCCCGGCCCTGCCCGTGGGCCTGGTCACCACGTCCGCCGTGGTATGGCAGGATCGGATCGTGATTCCGGGCGGCGAAGACCGTCCCGGCCACCGCTCCGGCCGGGTCCTGTCCATCGAAGGGTTCAGGCCCTAA
- a CDS encoding GNAT family N-acetyltransferase — MMSSTAGAPSMTSMPLLREATLNDYEAIVALEQANGLKPRSREEWARFWTENPLYPALSGACPIGWVLEDEETGRIVGTLSNVPLPYTFRGRHILAATGRGWAVDPAYRVFAPLLLDEYIHQNADVLLSTTVNGLAEASHTICEQTRVPVGDWARAAFRVTNYNGFANVALRLKKVPGVLSPLAAVALWIKDRLGKGAALPANPSGWTVTRSREFSKAFDEFWIDLQKAKAGKLLGVRTQSVLEWHFGAKAKSGGLRVLTASGSDGRMAAYAVLVRSDHQESGLKRMRVADFQSLDPGSNPALIRAAVEVCREEGVHALELVGCELPAFEEWEAILPYRRALPAWCNFFHSNDPVLMASLHNPEAWEPSSFDGDSSL, encoded by the coding sequence ATGATGTCCTCCACGGCGGGAGCGCCGTCGATGACCTCGATGCCGCTGTTGCGCGAAGCCACCCTGAATGACTACGAAGCGATTGTCGCGCTGGAGCAGGCCAATGGCTTGAAGCCGCGCAGCCGCGAGGAGTGGGCCCGGTTCTGGACGGAGAATCCACTCTATCCGGCGCTGTCCGGGGCGTGCCCCATCGGCTGGGTACTGGAAGACGAGGAGACGGGGCGCATTGTCGGCACGCTGAGCAATGTGCCGCTGCCGTATACGTTCCGGGGCCGCCACATCCTGGCCGCAACAGGACGAGGCTGGGCTGTGGATCCGGCCTACCGCGTCTTCGCGCCCTTGCTGCTGGATGAATACATCCACCAGAACGCCGATGTACTGCTGAGCACCACGGTGAACGGGCTGGCGGAGGCCTCGCACACGATCTGCGAACAGACACGAGTCCCGGTGGGTGATTGGGCCCGGGCTGCGTTTCGTGTCACAAACTACAACGGGTTTGCGAATGTTGCGTTGCGGCTTAAGAAGGTCCCTGGGGTGCTGAGTCCCCTGGCGGCTGTGGCCCTCTGGATCAAGGACCGGCTGGGCAAGGGAGCAGCGCTGCCCGCGAACCCCTCAGGCTGGACCGTCACGAGGAGCCGGGAGTTCAGCAAGGCCTTCGACGAATTCTGGATCGACCTGCAGAAGGCAAAAGCCGGCAAGCTGCTGGGCGTCCGCACGCAGTCCGTGCTGGAGTGGCATTTCGGGGCCAAGGCAAAGTCCGGAGGATTGCGGGTGCTGACGGCGAGCGGCAGCGATGGCCGCATGGCCGCTTACGCCGTGCTGGTGCGCAGCGACCATCAGGAATCGGGCCTGAAGCGGATGAGGGTCGCGGACTTCCAGAGCCTGGACCCAGGTTCGAATCCCGCACTGATCCGCGCGGCGGTAGAGGTCTGCCGTGAAGAGGGGGTCCACGCACTGGAACTTGTGGGCTGTGAACTGCCCGCGTTCGAGGAGTGGGAGGCGATCCTGCCTTACCGCCGGGCGCTGCCCGCCTGGTGCAATTTCTTCCACTCGAACGATCCGGTATTGATGGCCTCGCTCCACAATCCTGAAGCTTGGGAACCATCGAGCTTCGACGGCGACAGCTCGCTCTAA
- a CDS encoding cytochrome P450, translated as MGTIADVRPAVDDAGLSLYNLLDPEVLDNPYPLYARLRSEDPVHWDPFLHAWVVTRYDDVVQVLHKFIANRTPTPELLEAMGAPELSEIAEVMVKQMLFMDAAAHTRIRQLASYAFTPARIKVLRDHIESIAERLVSEMEAKGSFDLIGDFAAPLPAIVTAEMLGVPTSDYRQLKDWSFTFSEMLGNFQHNPDRSEAVLEALRGMIKYFRNAIAVQKEYPTEGLVRSFMDAEADGDRFTEEEIVANCILTMVGGLETTTNLIGSGILTLMRHRDQYERLCQDPSLIPGAVEELLRFESPSQHTARLAPADIEMGGKLIKERQAVIAVMGAANRDPERFPNPDELDFTRSPNRHVAFGWGAHFCFGAALARMEAHIAYGLLTSRFPNLRRENDAPVEWRDNLGLRGLKELRMNSGKEGGLPA; from the coding sequence ATGGGTACCATCGCGGACGTCCGTCCCGCTGTCGATGACGCGGGCTTGAGCCTATATAATTTGCTGGACCCGGAGGTCCTGGACAATCCGTATCCGCTCTACGCGCGGCTGCGGAGCGAGGATCCGGTGCACTGGGATCCGTTCCTGCACGCCTGGGTCGTGACCCGCTATGACGATGTGGTGCAGGTGCTGCATAAGTTCATCGCCAACCGCACACCGACTCCGGAACTGCTGGAAGCAATGGGTGCTCCAGAGCTGAGCGAGATCGCGGAAGTGATGGTGAAGCAGATGCTGTTCATGGATGCGGCCGCGCACACACGCATCCGGCAACTGGCTTCGTATGCGTTCACACCCGCCAGGATCAAGGTGCTGCGCGACCACATTGAGTCGATCGCCGAGCGCCTGGTGTCGGAGATGGAGGCCAAGGGTTCGTTCGACCTGATCGGCGACTTCGCGGCTCCGCTGCCGGCCATCGTCACGGCGGAGATGCTGGGCGTCCCGACATCGGATTACCGGCAGTTGAAGGACTGGTCGTTCACGTTCTCTGAGATGCTGGGCAACTTCCAGCACAATCCGGACCGGTCGGAAGCCGTGCTGGAAGCACTGCGCGGCATGATCAAATACTTCCGCAACGCGATCGCGGTGCAGAAGGAGTATCCCACCGAAGGCCTGGTGCGCTCGTTCATGGATGCGGAAGCAGATGGCGATCGCTTCACCGAGGAAGAGATTGTCGCCAACTGCATCCTCACGATGGTCGGCGGCCTGGAAACGACCACGAACCTGATCGGCTCGGGGATCCTCACGCTGATGCGGCATCGCGACCAGTATGAGCGGCTGTGCCAGGATCCTTCACTGATTCCAGGGGCAGTGGAAGAGCTGCTGCGATTTGAGAGCCCCAGCCAGCACACCGCGCGCCTGGCGCCGGCGGACATCGAGATGGGGGGCAAGCTGATCAAGGAGCGGCAGGCGGTGATCGCCGTGATGGGCGCGGCCAATCGCGACCCCGAGCGGTTCCCAAATCCGGATGAGCTCGACTTCACGCGCAGCCCCAACCGGCACGTCGCCTTCGGCTGGGGCGCGCACTTCTGTTTCGGCGCCGCGTTGGCGCGCATGGAAGCCCACATCGCTTATGGTTTGCTGACTTCCCGTTTCCCCAACCTGCGGCGGGAGAACGACGCCCCCGTGGAATGGCGGGACAACCTGGGCCTGCGCGGACTCAAGGAACTGCGTATGAACTCGGGCAAGGAAGGCGGCCTGCCGGCATGA
- a CDS encoding non-ribosomal peptide synthetase codes for MPLNTSSSIHSAAGRIAAQAERNPNAAAIVSGSSVLTFRELEGKANHLAHRLREAGVTAEVPVALLLNRSADYVVAALAVMKAGGAYLPLDPGTPAARSASILKDSGAALLIAHRCAAAGLEPPCTVLYLDTESTAGMAHEPPACDITPGNLAYLIYTSGSTGEPKGVEVTHGNLNTLIEWHTQAFAITAEDRASQMAGLGFDASVWEIWCHLSAGACLYLAPSEDIRTFAPAFQSWLVENGITVAFAPTVIAQQLIAMDWPAESRLRILLTGAERLQQRPPANLPFLFFNNYGPTEATVVTTSGLVAPAGDGAPSIGMAANGARIHILDGELCIAGPLVARGYRNRPEMTASKFVTIDGERMYRTGDRARQLPSGEYEFLGRLDNQVKIRGYRVELDEIATTLAKHPAIRNSVAVAVDDATLVAYYVARSPLTSTELTAFLAPVLPQYMIPSAYIQLEALPMTANGKCDYKALPAPAATTAAPQSTDIPVRLGAMVASLLKQPSVDPDANFFFLGGHSLLAAQLLVQVNTAFGVKMALRQMFQAPTVNKLSMQIAGMKAGK; via the coding sequence ATGCCACTCAACACGTCATCGTCCATCCACTCAGCGGCGGGTCGGATCGCAGCACAGGCCGAGCGCAACCCGAACGCCGCGGCGATTGTTTCCGGCTCTTCTGTCCTGACCTTCCGGGAACTCGAAGGCAAGGCGAATCACCTGGCGCACCGGCTGCGCGAGGCGGGTGTCACGGCCGAGGTGCCGGTGGCGCTGCTGCTGAACCGGTCCGCGGACTACGTGGTAGCGGCCCTGGCCGTGATGAAGGCCGGCGGCGCGTATCTGCCGCTGGACCCTGGTACGCCGGCTGCGCGCTCGGCCAGTATCCTGAAGGACTCGGGTGCGGCCCTGCTGATTGCGCATCGCTGCGCGGCCGCGGGCCTTGAGCCTCCCTGCACGGTCCTCTATCTCGACACTGAGTCGACCGCGGGCATGGCGCACGAGCCGCCCGCCTGCGACATCACGCCCGGGAACCTGGCCTACCTGATCTATACGTCGGGCTCGACCGGCGAACCGAAGGGTGTCGAGGTCACACATGGCAATCTGAACACCCTGATCGAATGGCACACACAGGCGTTCGCCATCACGGCCGAAGACCGCGCCAGCCAGATGGCGGGGCTCGGTTTTGACGCCTCAGTGTGGGAGATCTGGTGTCATCTCAGCGCGGGCGCCTGCCTGTATCTCGCGCCTTCGGAAGACATCCGGACATTTGCTCCAGCCTTCCAGAGCTGGCTGGTGGAGAACGGCATCACCGTAGCCTTCGCGCCGACCGTGATCGCACAGCAATTGATCGCGATGGACTGGCCGGCGGAATCGAGACTACGAATCCTGCTCACCGGCGCCGAGCGGTTGCAGCAGCGCCCTCCCGCGAACCTGCCGTTTCTCTTCTTCAATAACTACGGGCCGACAGAGGCCACGGTGGTCACTACTTCCGGGTTGGTGGCGCCCGCAGGCGACGGGGCTCCGTCAATCGGCATGGCGGCCAACGGCGCGCGGATCCATATCCTGGATGGCGAACTCTGCATCGCCGGACCGCTGGTGGCGCGCGGCTACCGCAATCGTCCGGAAATGACGGCCAGCAAGTTCGTGACCATCGATGGGGAGCGCATGTACCGCACGGGCGACCGTGCGCGGCAGTTGCCCAGCGGCGAGTATGAGTTCCTGGGACGGCTGGACAACCAGGTGAAGATCCGCGGCTACCGCGTGGAGTTGGACGAGATCGCGACGACGCTGGCGAAGCATCCGGCGATCCGGAACAGCGTGGCCGTGGCGGTGGATGACGCAACGCTGGTGGCTTACTACGTGGCCCGTTCGCCGCTGACGAGCACCGAACTGACGGCGTTCCTTGCTCCGGTGCTGCCGCAGTACATGATCCCCTCGGCCTACATTCAACTGGAAGCGCTGCCGATGACCGCCAACGGCAAATGCGACTACAAGGCATTGCCCGCGCCTGCCGCCACCACGGCGGCGCCGCAGTCGACCGACATCCCCGTGCGGCTGGGCGCCATGGTGGCTTCGCTGCTGAAGCAGCCGTCAGTCGATCCCGACGCCAATTTCTTCTTCCTGGGCGGACACTCGCTGCTGGCGGCGCAACTCCTGGTTCAGGTGAACACGGCATTCGGCGTGAAGATGGCGCTACGGCAGATGTTCCAGGCGCCGACAGTGAACAAGCTCTCGATGCAGATCGCCGGTATGAAGGCAGGGAAGTAA
- a CDS encoding glycosyltransferase, giving the protein MRGTLGTDRDPSKGKVLLLTTTMGIGGGAEEQVMQLALELDRRGWRTRLVSMIPAERMPGEISERGIPVGHLGMTAGVPDPRALPRLVQVVREFRPDILHTHMTHANLLGRVARIFARVPALISTLHGFRMYGVNQRFTKFRELGHRLTDPLAERTTAICEAATRSYLESHSAPADKLMSLPNGLDTSVYRPDSEARRRMRQELGLDGFAWLAVGRFEKPKNYPLMLRAFAELGQRDATLVLCGAGSLEPLLRRQIKELGIEGRVRLLGVREDIPAVMNAADAFVLSSDTEGLPMVILQASATGLPIVATDVGGNREAIQPGETGLLTPPGDQRAFTAAMRQVATLTTAERAAWGAAARRHTISKYDLQVVADRWEALYSELLTQH; this is encoded by the coding sequence ATGCGGGGCACTCTGGGGACGGATCGCGATCCAAGCAAGGGGAAAGTACTGCTGCTCACCACCACGATGGGCATCGGCGGCGGCGCGGAGGAGCAGGTCATGCAACTCGCGCTGGAGTTGGACCGCCGCGGCTGGCGGACCCGGCTGGTATCGATGATTCCAGCGGAACGCATGCCGGGTGAGATCAGCGAGCGGGGCATCCCGGTGGGCCATCTCGGCATGACCGCGGGTGTGCCGGATCCACGGGCGCTGCCGCGCTTGGTGCAGGTGGTCCGCGAGTTCCGGCCGGACATTCTGCATACGCATATGACGCACGCCAACCTGCTGGGCCGCGTGGCCCGGATCTTTGCACGCGTACCGGCGCTGATTAGTACACTCCACGGATTCAGGATGTACGGCGTGAACCAGCGCTTCACGAAGTTTCGAGAGTTGGGGCATCGGTTGACGGATCCGCTGGCGGAGCGGACGACCGCGATCTGTGAGGCGGCGACGCGATCGTATCTGGAGTCGCACTCGGCTCCGGCGGACAAGCTGATGTCGCTGCCGAACGGTCTCGATACGTCGGTCTACCGGCCGGACTCGGAGGCCCGCCGGCGGATGCGACAGGAGTTGGGACTGGACGGTTTTGCCTGGCTGGCGGTGGGTCGCTTTGAGAAGCCGAAGAACTATCCGCTGATGCTGCGGGCGTTTGCCGAACTGGGCCAGCGAGACGCCACGCTGGTGCTGTGCGGCGCCGGTTCGCTGGAGCCGCTGCTGAGGCGGCAGATAAAGGAACTCGGAATCGAAGGGCGGGTCCGCCTGCTGGGTGTGCGGGAAGACATTCCGGCCGTCATGAACGCCGCCGACGCCTTCGTGCTTTCGTCCGATACAGAAGGACTACCGATGGTGATCCTGCAGGCATCGGCCACGGGATTGCCAATTGTCGCCACCGATGTGGGGGGCAATCGCGAGGCGATCCAGCCAGGGGAAACCGGCCTGTTGACGCCTCCGGGAGACCAACGCGCATTTACCGCCGCCATGCGGCAGGTTGCCACGCTGACCACGGCCGAACGGGCCGCCTGGGGCGCGGCCGCTCGCCGTCACACGATTTCCAAGTACGACCTGCAGGTCGTCGCAGACCGTTGGGAAGCGCTTTACAGCGAATTGCTGACGCAACACTAG
- a CDS encoding 4'-phosphopantetheinyl transferase family protein, translating to MVRRSWTLVRSLCHRGGVLRLVKPEDVRDADVLERFRASLSDDEQARISKFIFEKDRHVRLVARGSLRQALSDHAGGVPPSEFRFRYNEFGKPFIEQPAHLAGVGFNLSHCDGLIAILIADGSEVGIDVERIRPMADLLGVAHRFFAPPEVEVLRQAPEPDRLERFFRYWTLKESYLKSRGIGLSLGLDRFWFELDPGIRIRFSDGFHDDPARWTFHQQRIDPHHWLATAVAS from the coding sequence ATGGTACGAAGATCATGGACCCTCGTCCGGTCCCTGTGCCATCGTGGAGGGGTGCTGCGGCTGGTAAAGCCTGAGGATGTGCGGGATGCGGACGTACTGGAGCGCTTCCGCGCCTCTCTGTCAGACGACGAACAGGCTCGCATCTCGAAGTTTATTTTCGAGAAAGACCGCCATGTCCGGCTGGTCGCCCGCGGTTCGCTGAGGCAGGCGCTTTCAGATCATGCCGGCGGCGTCCCCCCGTCCGAATTTCGCTTCCGTTACAACGAGTTCGGCAAGCCCTTCATCGAGCAGCCCGCCCATCTGGCCGGGGTTGGTTTCAATCTCTCCCATTGCGACGGACTCATCGCGATTCTGATCGCCGATGGTTCCGAGGTCGGCATTGATGTCGAGCGGATCCGCCCCATGGCGGACCTGCTTGGGGTCGCGCATCGATTCTTCGCGCCCCCTGAAGTGGAAGTTCTCCGCCAGGCCCCTGAGCCGGACCGGCTGGAACGCTTCTTCCGGTATTGGACGCTGAAGGAGTCCTATCTAAAGTCGCGGGGAATAGGACTATCTTTAGGACTAGATCGGTTCTGGTTTGAGCTGGACCCTGGCATCCGGATTCGGTTCTCTGACGGGTTCCATGACGATCCGGCGAGGTGGACCTTCCATCAACAGCGCATCGATCCCCACCACTGGCTGGCCACGGCCGTCGCCTCGTGA